In Chloroflexota bacterium, one DNA window encodes the following:
- a CDS encoding M48 family metallopeptidase has product MQQQCPQCQRRLALNPAYLPWCECGWNIKPRSLPETYGMFDKLYTNVSRRLGNQMLRQMQSLNDLKPRWTLGKVIVGLMAGLIHGFTLLLFVLALLLIIDGWPNAFAVVFGVVLLGMVWLLRPTLATFPKDGLILTPKEAPTLFNLLNQMITQLGAKPIEVVVVDERFNASFSRLGWHRTPTLGLGLPLWLALSNQERIALIAHEIGHSINNDINRSFLIHSAINALATWIATIYPVELVQPELGLKGFLLLPFNLLLRGVCWVLLGWMKLMILLAGRESQRAEYLADYKSAELAGSAAAIDLLDRIHLDDSCHLAIQRAVLSPAKPHILQQMAEHVATIPDHERERLRRVARLEGSLLDASHPPTAQRIEFLSTIAPQQATIQPETNTMTAITNELLGYESQIIQRLRSQWISNG; this is encoded by the coding sequence ATGCAACAACAATGCCCCCAATGCCAGCGTCGGCTTGCGCTCAACCCTGCGTATTTGCCATGGTGCGAATGTGGCTGGAATATCAAGCCACGTTCGCTGCCTGAAACCTATGGCATGTTCGACAAGCTCTATACCAATGTCAGTCGGCGTTTGGGCAACCAGATGTTACGTCAGATGCAATCGCTGAATGATCTTAAACCACGTTGGACGCTGGGTAAAGTCATTGTCGGGTTGATGGCTGGACTGATTCATGGGTTTACCCTGCTTTTGTTCGTTTTAGCCTTGCTCTTAATTATCGACGGCTGGCCGAATGCTTTTGCTGTGGTTTTTGGCGTAGTGTTGTTGGGCATGGTTTGGCTTTTGCGGCCAACATTGGCTACATTTCCCAAAGATGGATTAATTCTAACGCCCAAAGAAGCGCCAACCTTGTTTAACTTGCTCAACCAAATGATCACTCAGCTTGGCGCAAAACCAATTGAAGTCGTGGTGGTTGATGAACGGTTTAATGCCTCGTTCAGCCGTTTAGGTTGGCATCGAACTCCAACACTGGGCCTTGGGCTGCCCTTATGGCTGGCCTTGAGTAATCAAGAACGAATCGCCCTGATTGCCCATGAAATTGGGCATAGTATCAACAATGATATCAATCGTTCGTTCTTAATTCATTCGGCAATTAACGCATTAGCGACATGGATTGCAACGATCTATCCAGTTGAGCTGGTACAGCCTGAGCTAGGATTGAAAGGCTTTTTGTTGTTGCCATTTAATTTATTGCTGCGGGGCGTTTGTTGGGTATTGCTGGGTTGGATGAAGCTCATGATCCTGTTAGCTGGCCGCGAAAGCCAACGAGCTGAATATTTGGCCGATTACAAATCAGCCGAGTTGGCTGGCAGTGCCGCCGCAATCGATTTGCTGGATCGGATTCACCTTGACGATTCATGTCATTTGGCGATTCAGCGGGCCGTACTTAGCCCCGCCAAACCACATATTTTGCAGCAGATGGCCGAGCATGTTGCAACTATTCCAGACCATGAGCGCGAACGCTTGCGGCGGGTAGCTCGTTTAGAAGGCTCATTGCTTGATGCTTCGCATCCGCCAACCGCCCAGCGAATCGAGTTTCTGAGCACGATTGCTCCCCAACAGGCCACAATTCAGCCTGAAACGAACACCATGACTGCAATTACCAATGAGTTACTTGGCTATGAAAGCCAAATTATCCAACGTTTGCGCAGCCAATGGATTAGCAATGGCTGA
- a CDS encoding acyl-CoA thioesterase: MPISVCTLDGWRTSMSFQYPLEVRFRDLDGLGHVNNAVYLTYFETLRLHFALELLGVAHLAEVPFILGEISVRFLKPVFFGDQLQGSVDVSRIGHKSFTMIYTIKRGNEIVTQGSTELIWFDYKTQRSVLIPDSFRQQVASYQRA; encoded by the coding sequence ATGCCTATATCTGTGTGTACTTTGGATGGTTGGAGGACATCGATGTCGTTTCAGTATCCACTAGAAGTCCGTTTTCGTGACTTGGATGGGCTTGGGCATGTCAATAATGCGGTCTATTTGACCTATTTCGAGACCTTGCGCTTACATTTTGCGCTCGAATTGTTGGGCGTAGCCCATTTGGCTGAAGTACCGTTTATTTTGGGCGAAATTTCAGTGCGCTTTCTCAAGCCAGTATTTTTTGGCGATCAGCTCCAAGGCAGCGTCGATGTCTCGCGGATCGGGCACAAAAGCTTTACCATGATTTATACGATCAAGCGGGGCAACGAAATTGTGACTCAAGGCTCGACCGAATTAATTTGGTTTGATTATAAAACTCAACGTTCTGTACTCATCCCCGATTCATTTCGCCAGCAAGTTGCCAGCTATCAACGAGCCTAA